The Bosea beijingensis genome contains the following window.
ATCCGGCGATCGAGATCGTCGTCGTCGAGGTCGAGACCGAGGACGGCACGATCGGCTTCGGCGAGGGGCTCTGCCGGCGCGGCGCAGCCGGCTATGCACGCTTCATCGAGGAGGCGCTGGTGCCGCGCCTTGCCGGGCGCGACGCTGCCGACCGGCGCGCGCTGTGGAAGACGATGCGCGCGGCGTTGTCCGGCCGACCGGGCGGGCAGATCGTCGAAGCGATCGCGGCGATCGATATCGCGCTCTGGGATATTGCCGGAAAGCAGGCAGGTCAGCCGGTCCATAAGTTGCTTGGCGGCATGGGGCGCAAGGAGGTCGCGGCCTATGCCTCCTCGATCAACTGGCTCGACGATGCGACCGTCGAGGCCGAAGTGACGGCGGCGCTCAAGGCCGGCTTCCGCGAGATCAAGGTCAAGCTCGGTCATCCGCTGCGCGATGCGGTGGCTCGCGCCAAGCTTGTCCGCCGGCTCGCGGGCGACGCTATCGCCCTCTATGTCGATGCAAACTGGGCCTATGATGTCGACGACGCGATGATCGTCGGCCGGGCGCTTGCCGATCTCAACTATGGCTTCTTCGAGGAGCCGATTGCGCCCCATGATCGCGAGGGCTATCGCCGCCTCGCCCAGCATCTGCCGATCCGTCTCGCAGCCGGCGAAAGCGATTTCGTCGCGAGCGAGGCGTTGACCATGCTGCAGGACCGTTCTCTCGGGCTGCTCCAGCCCGACGTCACCCGCTCCGGCGGCATCACCGAGACCTGGCGGATTGCCGAACTCGCCGCGAGTTTCAACACGGCCTATGCGCCGCATGTCGGCTGGTCCGGCGCGATCTGCGTCGCGGCGAGCCTGCAATTGGCGGCGGCGGCGGAAAGCTTCCGCACCTTCGAATGCATGGTCTACGAGAACCCGCTGCGCGACGCCTTCACCCGGCCGCTCGTCGGCGAGGGATCGCAGCTCATCGAAGGCAAGCTCGCAATCCCGCAGGGGGCGGGCCTCGGAGTCGAGATCGACCGCGAGGCGCTGAAGCGCTTCAGGATCGCCCGATGAGCGCCCGCACACCTCTCTCGGCGATAGCGCTGGTCACTCCGGTCCAGTTGATGATCGGCGGCATCATCCTCGTGCCGGCGCTCTATGTCTTCTGGCTCAGCCTCAACCAGTCCTCCTTTGGGCAGGCGGCGACATTCGTGGGGCTCGCCAACTACGCCAAGGTGCTGGCCGACCCCTATTTCTGGAAGGCGCTGCTCAACACGGTGATCGTCGTCGCGATCGTCGTGCATGTCGAGTTGCTGATCGGCCTCGGCATGGCCTTGTTCTTTGCGTCCGGCGTGCCGTTCCGGCCGCTTCTGCTCGCTATCGTGCTGGCGCCCTATGCGGTGAGCGAGGTCTCGGCCGTGGTGATGTGGCGCTACCTGTTCGAGCCCGATGTCGGGATGATGAGCCGCTTGCTGGCCACGATCGGCCTGCCGCCGATCGAATGGGCCGTGAACCCGAGCCATGGCCTCGCCATGATCAGCCTGCTCTCGATCTGGCTGCACCTGCCGTTCTCGTTCATCATCCTTTATGCGGCGCGGCTCTCGATCCCAAGCGATCTCTATGAGGCGGCTTCCATCGACGGCGCCACGGCCTGGACCTCGTTCCGTCGGATCACGTTGCCGCTGCTGATGCCGGCTCTGCTGATCGCCGCCCTGTTCCGCTACATCTTCGCCTTCCGGCTCTTCTCCGAGGTCTGGCTGATGACCGGCGGTGGGCCAGCACGCTCGACCGAAGTGATGGCGGTCTATCTCTATCTCGAAGCCTTCCGCTACAACGCCTTCGGCTCGGCCGCCGCGACCGGCTGGCTGCTCGTATTGGCCTCGCTCCTGCTCGCGCTGTTCTATCTGCGCCGGCTCTACCGGGAGACGTTCGCGCGTGCCTAAATCCTCCCTGCCCAGGCTTTTGCGCCATCTCCTGAAGCTCGTCGGCGTCCTCGCTGTCGTCGCCTGGTCTCTGGTGCCGATCGGACTGATCGCAATGTCGTCGTTCAAGTCCGATCGCGACATATTCTCGACCACAGGCGCCTTCTCCTTCGCGCCGACGCTGGCGAACTATCAGGCGCTCTGGAGCCGCTGGGGCGACTTCTTCTTTGGCCTGTGGAACAGCCTCCTGGTCACGGCTGGCGCGACTGTCCTCGCGGTCGGCGTCTCGCTGCTTGCGGGCTTCGCCTATTCGCGCTTCGCCTCGCGCGGTTTGCAGGCCTCGGCCTTCTTCCTGATCTTCATCCGCCTGATCCCACCGATCGTCATCACCCTGCCGCTCTTCCCGGTGGTGAACTGGCTGGGCTTGAACGATACGCATTTCATCCTGATCCTGCTCTACGCCACCTTCTTCGTCTCGCTGGGCACGGTGGTGATGCGGACCTTCATCGACCAGATTCCGCGCGAACTCGACGAAGCCGCGATGGTCGACGGCGCCTCGCAGATGCAGATCATCGCCCGTGTCATCCTGCCAATGGCGGCGCAGGGAATGCTCGCCGTCTCGGTCTTCGTCATCGTCTACGCCTGGAACGAGTTCCTCTTCGCTTTCATCTTCACAACCACCAAGGCGAAGACCGCGCCGCTGGTGATCTCCGAGATGATCGGCGCCGTCGAAGGCGTCGAATGGGGCGTGCTCTTCGCAGCCTCCACCGTGCAACTCGTGCCGGTGCTCGCCTTCGTCATCCTCATGCAGAAGCATCTCGTGGCGGGGCTCACCGCCGGCGCGGTGAAGGGATAAGCCATGCCCCAGCTCGACGATCTCAGACGCGCCATCCGCGAGAGCGACCCCCAACTCAGCCGGTTCGACCCGCTGCCGCGTATCATCTGCCTGGACGATTTCGACCGCGGCATGTGCGGCTGGACGCAGCTCGTCGGCAATTACGAGGATACGCTTGACGCGATGCTGCCGGGCTATGCCCAGCACAGCCACGCCATGCTCTCGACCTTGCCGAATTGGGATTTCGGCTCGCATGGCGGCGTCGACGGTTCCTATGCGCTGAAGATCGCGACGCGGGCGAGAAAAGGCGCTCAGAACGTCGCGATCAAGCGGCTGACCTTCCGCAAGGCCGGGCCGATCCGGCTGGAGGCCTATTTCACCTTCAAGCCCGAGGCGACCGAGCTCGCGCTGTCGGAGACCGACATCCGCTCCTTCGGCTTCCTCTATGATCTCCAGATCGGCGATACGTCAGGGCCGGGCGACCGGGTGATGCCGCATCTGCGTTTCCTCAATGCGCAGGACGGGCAGCACATCCAGAAATGGCAGTTCAAACGCCGGACGACGCCGATCAAGCCGATCGGCACTGCCGGCAAGACGATCACGCATTACCATCTCGCCCCCAGCGATTGGGAGGACCTGCCCGGCGGCGAGCAAAGGCTCTGCTACAACGAGATTCCGACCAAGGTGAACTGGCATTATCTGCGCTTCGATTTCGACCTCGCGGCGATGCAGGCGACAAGATTCCAGGTCAATGACCGCGTCTTTGCCATGGATGGCTTCGACTGCATCCGCATCCCCGCGATGAAGAATCTGTGGTGCATGCTGAACCTCGCCTTCTTCGCCGAGACGGATACCGACAAGCGCGCTTTCGCCTATCTCGACTCCGTTTGCCTGTCGGGGGATTTCTGATGCTGCCCGAGAACCTGACCGCCGTCGTCGCTCGCAACGAAAGCTGGACGGCTGAAAGCGCGACCGAACCATACGAGGCCGGCTGGGCGAAGGAAGCGATCTTCTTCGTTCGGGCGCTGAAGCAGCCGAAGGGGCAACTGCCGAAGGCACGGATCGAGATTTCCGCCGACGGCCTGCACTGGTGCCACGAAGGCTCGGAATTCGATCTGCCGGTGGCAAAGGATGCCGTCACCTTCCAGCGGGTCAGCCACTTCGGCAATTTCCTGCGCGTCGCCGCGACGTTGCCCGATGGCGCTGAGATCACCGTACTGGTGACGCTTCATCTCAAGGTCTGACCGCGCAAGGGCAGCAAGCGCCAGCGGCAGGCACGGGGCGACATCTGCTCGAAATCGGCCCTTCGCCAGTGGCGCGCTGGCATGACCGCTTCACCTCGCCTCAAAGCGTCTGTGCCGATTGGCGCGCGGATCGCGACCTCCCCGCACCGCGACGGAGAAGGCGGGTAATTACGTCATCCAGACGGGTGAGACATCTGCATCGAGGGGAGCGATAGGCCGGCGAATGCGGCGATACGGAATTGCGGCGGCATCGGGCGGATAAGGACCGCCGCAATTCACGAAGATCACGTCAGCGGCGATCGGCGCGAAGGCTGTGTGAAAATGGCTTGCGGATTTGACCACGACGATCTTTTTCTTCGACAGGTCGATCCCGAGCAATTCGAAGACGGCGGGGTGGAACGTCTGGGCGCGTTTGCTCGCCAGCACCACATCCAGCTTGCCTAGTCGCAACGAAGCTGCCGCCCCCAGGGAAACACGGCTCTGTTGAAACGGAATGACGAGATCGCGTGTCGTGGCGACGACCTCGACTTCAGCATCGACAGGCATGCCCGAACTCGGCGCCGCCTTGCCGCCGAAGCGCAGTTGCAGGCGCGCGCCAGGGCCTGCCGCCAGGCAGAACGAGACAGCGACCGGATCCCAGAGCGCCCCGACCGCGGCATCGATATCCGCGCGCTCGCGCAGCGCATGAACAAGAAACGTGCTGTCGCCAGCTACGCCGCCGCCCGGATTGTCCCAACGGTCGGCAAGCACGACAGGTTGACCGGCCACTGCCAGGGCCATGTCGATCGCCTCGGCCGGACCGGGCATGTACGGCATGCGGTTGGCGCCGAAAGCAAGGATGCGGGCACCAAATTCAGCCGCCACGGATCGCCCCGTGCCCTGCGCATCGTCAGTGATGACGATGACCTTGGTGCCAACATCGTGGATGTCGGCCGCCGGAAAGCCATGCACGACGGAGATGCTCAACACGCCGTCCCTGCCCTCGCGGGCGAGCATGTCGTCGACAAGGGTCCTGCCCGGTTCGCGGCTCGTCAGAAAGTTGGCGATGGCGCGGCAGTCGAGGACACTCATCACCGGCGTGATTTCCTTCCGGGCGGCGCGCAAGGAGAGATCCACCATATCTTCCGCGCGCTCGAGGAAATCGCTGTGCGGCACCTCCTTGAAGGTGACCAGGATCGTGGCCGCGCCGATCATGGCCTGCGTGAGATGGCAATGCGGATCGAGTTCGACCCCGATGACCGCGTCCCGCCCTGCGATGGCGCGAGCCTGAGTCAGCAGATCGCCCTCACAATCGTCGTAACCCTCGGCGATCATCGCGCCATGCAGGCCGAAAAGCACCACGTCGACGGGCATCGCGGCGCGCAACTGGTCAAGGATCTCGTCCCGTAATCCCTCATAGGCCTCCCGGGAAACCAGGCCGGCAGGCTCGGCCCAGGCCGCCGTCCCCTCGATCAAGGTAAATCCCTGCTCGCTGGCGCGCCTGCGGGCGGCAATAAAGGGCGCCGAACAGAGAGTAGGTGTCTCGGGATGTCCGCCGGGCGGGGCGTAGAAGGCGTCTTCAAAAGCGCTGCGGTCGATGCGGATCGGCGAAAACGTGTTCGTTTCGGTGGCCAGCGAAGCGACAAAGACCCTCATCTGCTTTTGCCAGGGTCCGGCGGAATGCGTAGATCGGCGAGGCTGTTCTTCGCCTCGCGCAGGCGATCGAAGAGTGCCGGCCCGCCACGGAGGGCCATCGCCGTCGCGATGATGTCGATCAGCACGGCGTGGGCCACGCGAGACGTCATGGGTGCGTAGATTTCAGTGTTCTCATGCGCGTCGATCTCGAGAACGATGTCGGCAGCAGCCGAGAGCGCTGTATTCTGCCGGGTGACGGCGATGACCGTGGCACCGCATTCGCGCGCCTTCAGCGCCATCGCCTCGATGTCGCGCACCATGCCAGTGTGGGAGAAGCAGAGCGCCACGTCGCCCTTGCGCAGGGTAGCGGCGGCAAGGCGCTGCAAGTGGGTATCGTCATACGCCACGACCGGTATGCCGAAGCGCATCAACTTGTGCTGCGCCTCCATGGCCAGGATGCGTGCCGCACCGGCCCCGTAGCAATCGATACGGGGGGCGTTGGAGAGTATGTCGATGACGCGCGCAAGCACCTTCTGATCGATGGAACGGCGCAGCATCGTCAGCGTGTAGATCGAGGAATCGACAAGCTTGTCGACGATCTGATCGAGCGGGTCGCTGGAGGCGACCTCGCTATGCACATAAGGGGTCCCGGCAACGATGCTTTGTCCGGTGCGCAGCTTGAGTTCCGGATAGCTGGCCAGCCCCATCGTGCGCACCAGGCGCAGCACGGTCGGCTGGCTGACGCCGACCTCTTCGGCCAATGTCGCGATCGACATATGGATGACCTTGTCCGGCGCCTCGAGCACGAACTCTGCCACCCGGCGCTCGGATGGCGAAAGCTCGGCCTTGCGGGCAGTCAAGACGTCAAGGAAGCGGTCATCCCCTCCCGCATGGTCCGACGCTTCACATATCGTCATTCCGTTCTCCTATTCAACGCGAACAAAGCCTCTACCTCGATGCAGGCTCCGAGCGGGAGCGTGGCAACACCGATGGCGGTACGGCTATGTCGGCCGGGCTCGCCCATGATCTTCACGATCATGTCGGAGGCGCCATTCATCGCGGCGCGGGGCGCGACGAAGTCCGGTTCGGCGTTGACGAAACCACCTAGCCGAACGCATTTCGTGATCCGGTCGAGCGACCCCAGCGCCAGCTTCGCATGGGCGAGCGCCTGCAGCATGCAGAGGCGCGCAGCAGCATAACCGTCCGCTTCCGTAATTTTACTCCCTAACTTGCCTCGATAAGCTGCAGGTATCTTGCCGTCCGGTCCCACGCAGAGCTGCCCGAAGACATAAAGCAGGTCGCCGATGATGTTGTAGGGCGTATAATTCCCTTTTGATTCCGATACATACGGAAGATCGACATTGAGGCTAACCACGCGGGACTCAATGGAAATGCCGGTGATCAAGGTATCCGCCTCCATGCCATGACCGTTGTTGCCCCAGTCTGTGATTTGGCAGACCCGGCCCTTCCTATCCGGTTCAAGGCGCGTTGACGAGAGTATTTCCGTAATTTATCTACGCAACATCCGGCTGCCGCCGATGCCCTGCAGGATGCTGCGATGTTGGTACCTTGCCCACCTGCCGTTTCGATTGACCCCGTCTCCGGTCGCCCGCGCCTCGAGCTCGCGCGCCTGCCGACACCTTTCGAGCCGGCGCCACGACTGGCCGAGCACCTCGACGTTGCATCGGTCTACGTCAAACGTGAGGACATGGCCGGCTATGCGCTCGGCGGCAACAAGCTTCGCCAGCTCGACTTCATCCTTGCCGAAGCAATTGCGGCGGGAGCTGACCTGCTGATCGCAACCGCCGGCAGCCAGTCCAATTTCTGCCGGTCGCTGGCGGGCGCAGCAGCCAAGCTCGGTCTCGGCTGCCACCTGCATCTGCGCGCCAGGATGGGCACGGAGCGTGTCGGAAATCTGCTCCTGAACGACATCTTTGGGGCGGAGGTTACCTTCACCCAGAATGCCGACCCCTGGCACCCGGCCATCAAGGATGAAATCGAGGCGATCGCCGCGGACTACCGCAGGCAGGGGCGGTCCCCCTTCGTCGTGCAACTGACGGGCGTAAGTGCCAATGTCGGCGTCGCAGGCTGGATGTCGGGCGCTGCTGAGCTGGCCGAAGATTTCAAGACGATCGGGCAGGCGCCCGACATCGTCGTCGCGGTCTGCGGCTCCGGGCTGACGGCGGCCGGATTGGCGCTTGGCTTCAAGCATCTGGGTGTCCCGACAAGGGTCATGGGCGTCAGCGCCCAGCAGCCGGAGGCGCGGCTACGCAAGTGGATCATCGAGACCGCCAACGTTGCAGCCGCCTGGATGGGCATCGAGACGCGCCTGTCGGGGCAGGATTTCGACATCGTCGACAGCGAGATCGGTCCGGGCTACGGCCTCCCCTCCGCCGCAAGCCTCGCCGCCGTCAACACGGCTGGACGGCTCGAAGGGCTGGTGCTCGATCCCGTCTATACGGGCAAAGGCATGGCTGCCCTGATCGGCGCAGCCGAGAAAGGCCTGTTCGGCAAGGCATCGTCCATCGTCTTCCTGCACTCCGGCGGTGCGCCTGGGCTGTTCACGCACGCCTCCGCCTTCGAACGCCCCGCCCCCCGATGAAACACGGCATGGCGAGAGCAGGCGGCCCCGCCCGGCTGGAGGTCGAGCTCGATCGACGGGGTCGCCATGTCGGCGCCCTTTTCGTTCCGCACTCGCACGACCGCTCCGCCTATGGTCGCATCATCCTTCCGGTGATCGTGATCAAAGGCGGCGACGGGCCGACCTTGCTATGCACCGCCGGATTGCATGGCGACGAATACGAAGGGCAGTTTGCGCTGTCGCGGCTGGCCCGGACACTCGATCCGGATCGGCTGAGCGGACGGGTGATCCTGCTGCCAGTCGCCAATCCCGCGGCATCGGCGGCCGCCACGCGCACATCTCCCATCGACGGCGTCAACCTGGCCCGTTGCTTTCCGGGCCGGCCGAACGGCCAGCCCACCGAACAGATTGCGGACGGCATCTTCCGGCTGCTGCTGCCTTTGGCCGACTGTGTGGTCGACCTGCACAGCGGCGGCGGAACGCTCGACTATCTGCCATGCGCCTTTGGACGCCTGCCCGCCGACCGCGGCCTGGCAGAGCGCACGCTGGATCTGATACTGGCCTTCGCGGCGCCTCATGCGATGGTGATGCGCAGTCCCGAGGCCAGCGCGACGTTGGTCTCGGCTGCATTGGAGCAGGGTATTCCTGCGATGGCGACAGAACTCGGCGGCGGCGGGTGCGTAACGCCCCGAACAATCGAAATCGCACGGGTCGGCATCGAGAACGTGCTTGCTCGTCTCGGCATGATCGGCTCGGCTATGCCGCTCGGGAAGACCCGCCTGTTGGCCATCGAGCCGCAGGGCTTCCTGCGCGCGCCCGGTCGCGGCGCGTTTGAGCCCGGCCATGCGCTGGGGGAGACGGTACGGGTTGGCGAAACCGCCGGGTGGCTCTGGGACCTGGAACGCGCCGACAAAGCCCCCGAGCAATTGCTGATACCTGACGATGGGATGGTCGTGTGCCGCCGCGTGCCACCGATATGCTCTGCCGCCGACGTGCTGCTTCATCTCGGGCGAGATACGACGCGCGCGGAACTGCTCGGCGTCGCCTAGCATGGAGGGGGAGGCCAAGGCCTCCCCCTCCATGCTTCATTTCAGAAGTGCCTGTACGCGAACGGTCAGATCGTCCATCGCCCGCTGCGGCGTCTTCATCCCAAGCACAGCAGCCTCTGCTTCTTCCTTGAAGAAGTCGGCGGCGCGCGCCGCTTCATTGAAAGCGGGCAGCGGCACGCGCGACACGGCAAGAACCCGCCGCTCGTCCTGCGCATAGGGCAGCGCTTCGATGATGCGCGGATCGTCGTAGGTCGAGTTGCGGACCGGGCCATTTCCGTTGAGGGCGGCCCCCAGCGCCGCCTGTGGCGAAGACATCCACTTGATGAACTTCCAGGCTAGATCCTTGTTCTGGGAATTCTTCGGGATCGCCATGCTCCAGAACTCGACCTTGGCGGGCGCGACCTCGTACTTCCCCAGCAATGCCGTCGCGACCGGGAAGAACGTCGTCTTGATCTTGCCAGCGGCCTGCGACTTCTTCGGATCGTTGTAGAGTCCGTTGCGGCTCATCGAGCTCATGGCCATCGCCGCGCGGCCCGTTTGCATCCAGGTGTTGGCGTCTTCGGCCTTCATGCCGGTAAGATTGCGCGGCACAGCGCCCGCCTCGAAGAGCTGACGGATGACGGTCAGCGCCTTTACCATCGGCTCGGAATTGGCGACGACCTTCATGTCGGGGGTAATGAAGTCGGCGTCCCAGGCGCGGGCAAAGGCGATCACCTCGGGATAAGCGACGCCGGGCAAGATGAAGCCCACAGCAGGCGTGCCATCGGGCCGCTTCTTGGTACACTTCTTGGCTATGTCGATGAATTCTTCGATCGTTTTGGGCGGGCCGGAGACTCCGCACTCGGCAAAGATCTCCTCGTTGTAGTGCAGCCCGGTCGAAGCATGGCGGAACGGCACGGCAAAAAGCTGCCCATTGAAGCTCACCGCATTGACGAGGCCGGGAAAGATGTCACCGAAATTCTCGATCGGATCGCTCTTCATGTACGCGTCGAGCGGCTCGAACAACGTGGCGACGCGCGGCGTCGCGTAGGTGTTGAGCAGGAAGGCGACATCGATGGTCGACTGGTCGAGCGAAGCTTCGCGAAACACGCGGTCATGCAGCGGCCCGGTCTCGAACGTCGCCCAGTTGATGCCGACGCCATTCGCCTTCGTGAAACTCGCGATGACGTCGCCGCCTGCTGTACCATTGGACACATTCTGCAGGACGCGATGGGCGAACACGTTCAGTTGCTTGCTCTGCGCGAACGCCCGATCAACCGCATAAGGCATCGCGCAAGCGGCCGCGGCCCCGGCGACGAAATGCCGTTTCGTCAAGCGCATTGGTGTCCTCCCTTGCTCGTTCAAATTCTGCGGCATCCGGAGCCTTTTTTGTCGTTCGCGTCCGCCCGAAACCCGCGTTTCCCGTGTTTTTGCCCAATGTAGAATAATTACATAAAACAGTGGCACACAAGAGAGAAATCGCAGAAACTGGCGGTCTCCTTTATATTTACTACATACCCCTCTCGAGCTTGCCCCCGAGCGGAAGCGTGGCGTTGGCGATAGGCTTGGAACCGTTGATCCGGATTTTTGTCCATGGCCACGGCAAACCGCCCCGGCATCACCGGTGCCATCTGGTTCGAACCGCGCTTACACCGGCCCGTATTCCATGCGGTCGGGCGCTTCGGCTCCCGCTGGGGAAGTCCGCTTTAAGCCGCCCTCGATGATGAACCCTTCGGCTGACATCGCGACATCGCAGGTGCATCAGTCGCAATGGCTCACATCGATGGATTGCTGATGGCCAACCGACGATGCTGTTACCGCGTCACCTTCGCGATCTCAGTCGCGAGATTGGCAAGGTAGCTGCATTCATCGGCAGACTCGTTATTCCACCACATCGCGCACAGGTTATGCGATGGGATCGCCGGACGCGCCTCCAGCACGCGCAATGCCAGCTTCTCTCCAGAGAGATGGATCATCTCGCGCGGAATCATCGCCGCGCCGGTGCCGGCGCTGGCGAGGCGGGCGATGACGGTCAACGGATTGCAGGTGTTGAGGCGGCGCGGCTTCAGGCCATGCGCGCCGAACCACATCTGGATGGTGGTGAACAGGCCCGATGGCGAGCTGTTGGTGAAGATCGGCAGGTCGACGAGGTTTTCGGGCGTCGCGACGTTGCCGGGGAAGGCAAGCCGCTCGCCCACCACCCAGACGAGATCGATCAGCCAGAGCGGAACGATGGTGACACCCTCATGCGCCCGAGGTTGCGACAGGAAGGCGATGTCGATGGAGCGGTCGAGCAATAGTTGCTCCAGCTTCGTGCTGAAATCGACGGTGACGTCGACCTGCAATTCGGCATGGCGGAGCGCCAACTGGGCAAGCAGATCGGGCAGGATGGCGGCGGCGAAGGAATCGGCGGCGCCGATACGCAGCAGGCTCCTGCCGCGCAGCCCTTCCTTGCTGTGGCGCTGGACCTGCTCGGCATGGGCCAGCATGCGCTCGACATCGGCATAGATTGCGTTGCCCAGCGTCGTCGGCATCGGCCGATATAGCGAACGGTCGAACAATTCGCCGCCCAAGGTGCGTTCGAGTTCCTTGATCCGCAGGCTGACCGTCGGCTGCGACAGGTTGAGATGCAGGGCGGCGGCGCGGAAACCGCCCAGCCGGGCCACCCAGTAGAACGCTTCCGCCTGACCGAAGGTATAGCGCATCGAGCAACACGATAGCCGGAGACAATCGAGCGGCAAGCACTTCTTATTTTTATTCGCCGCCTCACCGCTCTAGCCTCCCCATGTTCGGCGCGGCGCCGGAGGCCGGCGCCGCCAAGGCATTCCATAAAACAGGGGGATTCCGATGCTGACCGTGCCGACAAATCGCCGTGCATTTCTCGCCGCTGCAGCAGGCGGCGCTCTCGGCGGCCTTCTGCCCGCCAGCCTGCTCCACGCTCAACCGAACAATGGCAAGACGCTGACCATCGTCCTGCCGAGCAATCCCATCACCATCGATCCGATTAACCAGCTCAATCACGACGCCATGGTGCTCGGCCAGACCGTGTTCGAGAACCTGGTCGAGTACGATGTCGACGGCGTACTGAAGCCGCAGCTCGCCAAGGCCTTGCCGACCGTATCGGCCGACCAGAAGACGTATACCTTCGAGCTGCGCGACGACGTCACCTTCCACAACGGCAAGAAGATGACGGCGGAGGATGTGAAATACTCCTTCGACTACCTGCTCGACCCTGCCAACAAGGCGCTGCGCCGACCGATTTTCGGCAAGATCGCAAAAGTCAGCGTGCTCGACCCGCTCAAGGTCCAGGTCGAGCTGTCCGAGCCATATGGGCAGTGGGTCTATTTCCTCACCAAGTACATGGGCATCTTCCCTGCCGGTTCGCGCAAGGAGCACGGGGACGACTACTTCAAGCAGAAGCCCGCCGGGGTCGGCACCGGTTTCGGTGTCTTCGAGGAATGGAAGCCGAACGATTACATCAGCTTCAGGAAGAATCCGAACTACTGGCGCAAGGGCCTCCCGGCCTGGGACCGGCTCGTGGTCAAGATGATCCCCGAGGACGCGACGCGCGTCGCCTATCTGCTCACCGGGCAGGTCGACATCATCAGTGCTCCGCCGCCGCGCGAGTTCAACCGGCTGAAGACCATGCCGGGGATCACCGGCGCCTCGCGGCCGACGCTGGGCGGCTCGCTGCTGATGTTCACCAACAATCTCAAGGCGCCGTTCGACGATGTGAACTTCCGCAAGGCGCTGGCCTGCGCCACGGATCGCAAGACCATCGCCGAAAAGGTCTATTATGGCCTGCTCGACCCGACCGGCGGGCTCGCGCCGCCGCGGGGCTGGTGGTTCAACCCGGAGGCCGACAAGGAAGTCGCCTTCGACCTCGACCGGGCCAAGCAGTTCCTGGCCAAGTCGAAATATCCGAACGGCGCCGAGATCGACATCAGTATCCAGGCCGAGCCCTATCTGCTCGACACCAAGGATGCGGCGATCTTCCTGCAGGCGCAGCTCGCCAAGATCGGCATCAAGCTCAACCTCAAGGTTTACGAGTTCTCGGTGCTGATCCAGCAGATCGCCCGCGGCGAGCATCAGATGGCGATGCAGGTCTACATGTCGCCCGGTG
Protein-coding sequences here:
- a CDS encoding pyridoxal-phosphate dependent enzyme, translating into MLVPCPPAVSIDPVSGRPRLELARLPTPFEPAPRLAEHLDVASVYVKREDMAGYALGGNKLRQLDFILAEAIAAGADLLIATAGSQSNFCRSLAGAAAKLGLGCHLHLRARMGTERVGNLLLNDIFGAEVTFTQNADPWHPAIKDEIEAIAADYRRQGRSPFVVQLTGVSANVGVAGWMSGAAELAEDFKTIGQAPDIVVAVCGSGLTAAGLALGFKHLGVPTRVMGVSAQQPEARLRKWIIETANVAAAWMGIETRLSGQDFDIVDSEIGPGYGLPSAASLAAVNTAGRLEGLVLDPVYTGKGMAALIGAAEKGLFGKASSIVFLHSGGAPGLFTHASAFERPAPR
- a CDS encoding succinylglutamate desuccinylase/aspartoacylase family protein → MKHGMARAGGPARLEVELDRRGRHVGALFVPHSHDRSAYGRIILPVIVIKGGDGPTLLCTAGLHGDEYEGQFALSRLARTLDPDRLSGRVILLPVANPAASAAATRTSPIDGVNLARCFPGRPNGQPTEQIADGIFRLLLPLADCVVDLHSGGGTLDYLPCAFGRLPADRGLAERTLDLILAFAAPHAMVMRSPEASATLVSAALEQGIPAMATELGGGGCVTPRTIEIARVGIENVLARLGMIGSAMPLGKTRLLAIEPQGFLRAPGRGAFEPGHALGETVRVGETAGWLWDLERADKAPEQLLIPDDGMVVCRRVPPICSAADVLLHLGRDTTRAELLGVA
- a CDS encoding ABC transporter substrate-binding protein codes for the protein MRLTKRHFVAGAAAACAMPYAVDRAFAQSKQLNVFAHRVLQNVSNGTAGGDVIASFTKANGVGINWATFETGPLHDRVFREASLDQSTIDVAFLLNTYATPRVATLFEPLDAYMKSDPIENFGDIFPGLVNAVSFNGQLFAVPFRHASTGLHYNEEIFAECGVSGPPKTIEEFIDIAKKCTKKRPDGTPAVGFILPGVAYPEVIAFARAWDADFITPDMKVVANSEPMVKALTVIRQLFEAGAVPRNLTGMKAEDANTWMQTGRAAMAMSSMSRNGLYNDPKKSQAAGKIKTTFFPVATALLGKYEVAPAKVEFWSMAIPKNSQNKDLAWKFIKWMSSPQAALGAALNGNGPVRNSTYDDPRIIEALPYAQDERRVLAVSRVPLPAFNEAARAADFFKEEAEAAVLGMKTPQRAMDDLTVRVQALLK
- a CDS encoding LysR family transcriptional regulator; the encoded protein is MRYTFGQAEAFYWVARLGGFRAAALHLNLSQPTVSLRIKELERTLGGELFDRSLYRPMPTTLGNAIYADVERMLAHAEQVQRHSKEGLRGRSLLRIGAADSFAAAILPDLLAQLALRHAELQVDVTVDFSTKLEQLLLDRSIDIAFLSQPRAHEGVTIVPLWLIDLVWVVGERLAFPGNVATPENLVDLPIFTNSSPSGLFTTIQMWFGAHGLKPRRLNTCNPLTVIARLASAGTGAAMIPREMIHLSGEKLALRVLEARPAIPSHNLCAMWWNNESADECSYLANLATEIAKVTR
- a CDS encoding ABC transporter substrate-binding protein, whose protein sequence is MLTVPTNRRAFLAAAAGGALGGLLPASLLHAQPNNGKTLTIVLPSNPITIDPINQLNHDAMVLGQTVFENLVEYDVDGVLKPQLAKALPTVSADQKTYTFELRDDVTFHNGKKMTAEDVKYSFDYLLDPANKALRRPIFGKIAKVSVLDPLKVQVELSEPYGQWVYFLTKYMGIFPAGSRKEHGDDYFKQKPAGVGTGFGVFEEWKPNDYISFRKNPNYWRKGLPAWDRLVVKMIPEDATRVAYLLTGQVDIISAPPPREFNRLKTMPGITGASRPTLGGSLLMFTNNLKAPFDDVNFRKALACATDRKTIAEKVYYGLLDPTGGLAPPRGWWFNPEADKEVAFDLDRAKQFLAKSKYPNGAEIDISIQAEPYLLDTKDAAIFLQAQLAKIGIKLNLKVYEFSVLIQQIARGEHQMAMQVYMSPGEPTYTIANTVMPGQFLSKSTGYDNAELNALMSAAFAESEQAKLKDIYGKMQMILARDAPIGVLGFVHASNLWRQGVQDFKVNQALTMSVGEVKL